From one Clostridium cylindrosporum DSM 605 genomic stretch:
- a CDS encoding asparaginase: protein MKKIAVIFNGGTISMKVDEKLKAAVPSLSSEEIMAMVTGIEGYAEIETHTFSSLPGPHVTPEIMLKLSKFIEDFVERDDIDGVVVTHGTDTLEETAYLVDLTLTTHKPVIFTGAMRSSSELGYDGPSNLSASICTSISNDAKNRGVLVCLSGELNSASEVTKTNSMSLDTFKTPNFGPIGIVDNNRAIFYRSRIERPHFNIKRIESNVSLIKCASGMDSRFIDFCIDNNDKGIVIEALGRGNVPKAMVPGIKRAIDRGIPVVIVSRCFEGRVSDSYGYEGGGHNLRNLGAIFGDTLPGQKARIKLMVALSALTSMEDIRKLFENELF from the coding sequence ATGAAGAAAATAGCAGTTATATTTAATGGTGGAACAATTTCAATGAAGGTTGATGAGAAGCTAAAGGCAGCTGTTCCATCTCTTTCAAGTGAAGAGATAATGGCTATGGTAACTGGAATTGAAGGCTATGCAGAAATAGAGACCCATACATTCTCCTCACTTCCTGGCCCCCATGTAACTCCTGAAATAATGCTTAAGCTATCAAAGTTTATTGAAGATTTTGTGGAAAGAGATGATATAGATGGAGTTGTGGTAACCCATGGAACGGATACATTAGAGGAAACAGCTTACTTAGTAGATTTAACTCTTACAACCCATAAACCAGTTATATTTACAGGAGCTATGAGAAGTAGTTCTGAGCTTGGATATGATGGACCTTCAAATCTTTCAGCATCAATTTGTACATCTATATCAAATGATGCAAAAAATCGTGGTGTTCTTGTTTGCTTAAGTGGAGAATTAAATTCTGCTTCTGAGGTTACAAAAACCAATTCAATGAGCCTTGATACATTTAAAACTCCAAACTTTGGTCCAATCGGAATAGTTGATAATAATAGAGCAATCTTTTATAGAAGCAGGATAGAAAGACCTCACTTTAATATTAAGAGAATTGAATCTAATGTATCACTAATAAAATGTGCGTCTGGTATGGATTCAAGATTTATTGACTTCTGTATAGATAATAATGATAAAGGAATAGTTATTGAGGCACTTGGCCGTGGAAATGTACCAAAGGCTATGGTTCCAGGTATAAAAAGGGCAATAGATAGAGGAATTCCTGTGGTTATAGTATCAAGATGCTTCGAAGGTAGGGTTAGTGATTCCTATGGATATGAAGGTGGAGGTCATAATCTTCGAAACTTAGGTGCAATATTTGGTGACACTCTTCCTGGTCAGAAAGCTAGGATAAAACTT